One genomic window of Blastocatellia bacterium includes the following:
- a CDS encoding alcohol dehydrogenase catalytic domain-containing protein, with the protein MKALVKEGKNLTVKTWPNPTIQSDDDVLIQVVVAGICRTDIYVAQGSIQSQDPVIPGHEFSGIVETLGKNVAHLKIGEHVAVMPVIACKRCQECLANNSNNCLSTKMLGIDLNGAFAEFIIVPKESVYPINDNIPFPLAAYCEPIAAALAVLKADINPEQKGLIYGENRISLLIKKILQAKGFHNIQTFDPNNNLLSLKANSYDYVIESLATSKTLSEMIDLARYRGKIILKSRQHQAVAIDFIAAIKKEITFQAVNYGAFDEAITLVTNNTVDFTSMFGKVYRLEDFKEAFDLSAENELLKRFFSLSDPA; encoded by the coding sequence ATGAAAGCTTTAGTCAAAGAAGGAAAAAATTTAACCGTAAAAACATGGCCTAATCCTACAATTCAATCAGATGATGATGTGTTAATTCAGGTAGTTGTAGCAGGAATTTGCCGCACAGATATTTATGTTGCTCAAGGCAGCATTCAAAGCCAAGATCCTGTTATTCCAGGTCATGAATTTTCTGGAATAGTTGAAACATTAGGAAAAAATGTTGCTCACCTTAAAATAGGTGAGCACGTGGCTGTAATGCCAGTAATTGCTTGTAAAAGATGCCAAGAATGTCTAGCTAACAATTCCAATAATTGCTTATCAACTAAAATGCTAGGAATTGACCTAAATGGAGCATTTGCAGAGTTTATTATTGTTCCTAAAGAGTCCGTTTATCCAATAAATGACAATATTCCCTTTCCATTAGCAGCTTATTGCGAGCCTATTGCAGCAGCATTAGCAGTATTAAAAGCTGATATAAACCCCGAGCAAAAAGGGTTAATTTATGGAGAAAATAGAATTTCACTTCTAATAAAAAAAATATTACAAGCTAAAGGTTTTCACAATATTCAAACCTTTGATCCAAATAATAATTTATTAAGCTTAAAGGCTAATTCTTATGATTATGTAATTGAAAGTTTAGCAACTAGCAAAACTTTATCAGAAATGATTGATTTAGCAAGATATAGAGGAAAAATAATCCTTAAAAGCCGGCAACATCAAGCCGTTGCAATTGATTTTATTGCTGCAATTAAAAAAGAAATTACATTTCAAGCTGTAAACTATGGTGCATTTGACGAAGCAATTACACTAGTAACAAATAATACAGTTGATTTTACTTCAATGTTTGGCAAAGTTTACAGGCTAGAAGACTTCAAAGAAGCTTTTGATTTATCTGCTGAAAACGAATTACTAAAACGCTTTTTCTCTTTGTCTGACCCAGCTTGA